One segment of Brassica napus cultivar Da-Ae chromosome C3, Da-Ae, whole genome shotgun sequence DNA contains the following:
- the LOC106392917 gene encoding protein FAR1-RELATED SEQUENCE 4-like — translation MDLIKLKLGVTISYSTALRGKNLAISGLRGGSEESYNMLYSYLYMLEHVNPGTKTGVKLDEANKFKYLFVAMGACIEGFAAMRKVIVVDATFLKNGYGGVLVFVKAQDPNCHHYPLAFGVLDGENNASWTWFFEMLKTAIPFSSELVFMRDRNQSLIAAVANVFPQSHHGHCIWHLSQNVRGHTCNTTKAVVAWRFMELARCYTVAEFESAYASFKVRFSPAYKYLEEHTDKRTWARVYFPGVRYNLDTSNSVESINSVFRDARRYALIPLLDTIIKKFSDWFNEHRKDSVAGSIVTKLVPLVEIHLHNLWSTAEKTPVRELNSYELEYEVTDTENGKNYVVNLIEKSCSCKVYDYEKYPCLHGLAAYLYFLEVDAAPGRRRDVKIEYHELCSK, via the coding sequence ATGGATCTTATAAAGTTAAAACTTGGTGTAACAATATCCTACTCCACAGCCTTGAGAGGAAAAAATCTAGCTATTTCTGGGTTGCGTGGTGGTTCGGAAGAGAGCTACAATATGCTATATAGCTACTTGTATATGTTAGAGCATGTCAATCCGGGAACAAAAACAGGGGTGAAGTTGGATGAGGCAAATAAGTTCAAGTACCTCTTCGTAGCTATGGGAGCTTGTATTGAAGGTTTTGCAGCCATGAGGAAGGTGATAGTTGTCGATGCCACATTTCTGAAGAATGGATATGGTGGTGTACTAGTATTTGTTAAAGCTCAAGATCCTAATTGTCACCATTATCCGCTTGCGTTTGGTGTACTCGACGGTGAGAATAATGCTAGTTGGACATGGTTTTTCGAGATGCTCAAAACTGCTATACCTTTCTCTTCTGAATTAGTATTTATGAGAGATAGAAACCAGAGCCTAATCGCGGCTGTAGCTAATGTGTTTCCACAATCTCACCATGGCCATTGTATATGGCATTTGTCTCAGAATGTGAGAGGGCATACTTGTAACACAACCAAAGCCGTAGTCGCATGGAGATTTATGGAGTTGGCTAGGTGTTACACGGTGGCTGAGTTCGAGTCTGCTTACGCATCTTTTAAGGTGAGATTTTCTCCAGCGTACAAGTATTTGGAGGAGCATACGGATAAACGCACATGGGCTCGGGTTTATTTCCCAGGTGTGAGATACAACTTGGACACTAGCAACAGTGTGGAGTCAATAAACAGCGTCTTTAGGGACGCCAGGAGGTATGCCTTAATACCATTGTTGGATACAATCATCAAAAAGTTCTCAGACTGGTTCAATGAACATCGGAAGGACTCTGTGGCTGGGTCGATTGTTACCAAACTGGTTCCTCTTGTCGAGATTCACTTGCATAACCTATGGAGCACAGCTGAGAAAACACCAGTGCGTGAGCTTAATAGTTATGAGCTTGAGTACGAGGTAACCGACACTGAAAATGGGAAGAATTATGTTGTGAACTTGATAGAGAAGAGCTGTAGCTGCAAGGTGTATGATTATGAAAAGTATCCTTGTCTGCACGGACTTGCTGCTTACTTATATTTCCTTGAGGTTGACGCTGCTCCTGGTCGTCGACGTGATGTCAAGATAGAGTATCATGAGTTGTGCTCGAAATAA